A part of Gambusia affinis linkage group LG19, SWU_Gaff_1.0, whole genome shotgun sequence genomic DNA contains:
- the LOC122822348 gene encoding trichohyalin-like isoform X3 gives MASKKQSRSNEALVTTKINKPVQKDKENELRGCIGGKQNSSSAPRTAGGKSSQGRDSTATGSKAAGRRGSGSHQTTRPTSEPAKPALRLRSSRSFSSLQASSLTIAPFMRSSRSLSRLDERSTEDTYYTSASSQVRKGQSTGKKTLDSGRQSSSVERFTSSAPSSSSVVSTAICHHQTTKEKKQIKDGVYTLCAMTAGMKHNWVQAVFKNVQPNRTQGDQSSVAENEEDELEDCEESHEQELTSQQQLEGTQSPADLDPSSPRPPVSPSSSPAAAPANPPQQVEETEEAQCHPPVETNETDTSISVEGFQSDDSSSTVVLSDGEDFRKHADTETAAEQPGSQGCETEARREEQQVSINPTCAKDRASLLSQQQTGQLVKELQQTQRELSRVQQLNKSLQDELQQEREIISEKLLCVQNDTSSSSEQTLTFQRLQRMNHNLRMELDELKRNQEEAKEAELRRRVDLLAQQAQLLVTGDATALAQMHLEQDRQQFQEQQRKWEHSVTSLKAQLNASEEKRRETESQVAQLQQELQSQQSLQQEAEQLQKHLQEMSGQLRAYEDAQAEKEARLQKHLLLLQASQERERRSLSASLAQAERHSQDLRDKLERAEQQLESLGKTQTWTRQIEEAQQQLQEELAHTVSAVQRLQEERERLDRRCEELQSQLSEADREVGRLQDRLNTEETHYYNLEHSYERACEDLQVALGKVQQRESEIHEIREGYERLLDSKEQELSEVLLKMEVLGNSLEETEVKLSEVMRVCTCSFPQDRQKGQDRQTLEAPNSQLMKVSQGSNSKSLEQARSRSRSVDASCQYLIAAGDDSEKFMSVIQLLEIKLFITEEKLRDITQRLEEQQGHVSCQDPQLCSQLTQSRATAQHLSLLLHSQAKQSQRFAQETEARCRMLVGRFQVALNVVQACGERLQATPVNAPDIERQLAGVACCLQQGEKDAERLQQEARNLSKEEGRILGDEKLAGAEQEIVSRFANTQPSHGMSDVGKYLIKELFVVEKMVSVLQSQNGICELSAAKKEDKVDLVRSYKNLISKILSLKGEERMESRGTGCDGGQLLESLIGRFCAEAELIYAALKLQQQSVSQINSHDQREGLADISPSELSPYDEQTKDSDEAAKQCIKKRFEEKKVAEERERGLLEQILSRLQKRAKFLCQVCQELPVNHTQVQEGMNHYGDDVSEADLTFFQEQVKLMYLSDRLYLDIRQELQQSKASQNSLRDLRKEQELGSVMEEQEALNEAFNQLQDDNCVLREELERAEQKVTSVETGNQKLLEDMQKIEGCHKEQIQKLEAEFQEKIKELQQIHEEEMKQLHGHYSKSCVSKERQHRLCTEEIPICSLSDQAVAELKAQEDETKADGATLREASLKDLEKLQASCDLGLTAMEEMHRKIIKDLQQEHQKQVAELLREKDQLLQEETAATLSAIIAMRRAHKTELERSRLTQRIRESADVSELHVEYEKEIQLLQRELEVLSDQHTKKCLENSQLSQELQTERESVMQYQQENQELKHKQREPEEVTQHPGNQAQSDVCQMEMILRAKEAEMQHLKQEAISLREDLEIARMDKVYAENKLKALHTNNYNEAKFATWSPSRDASGHRVDDSVKNNPAIKKKEKTSFLRQIRGFRSRSLKDGLSTQERMKLFESS, from the exons ATGGCATCCAAAAAGCAAAG CAGATCGAATGAGGCACTGGTAACCACAAAGATAAACAAACCTgtgcaaaaagacaaagaaaat GAGCTCAGAGGATGTATTGGAGGCaagcagaactccagcagcGCTCCTAGGACTGCTGGTGGGAAAAGCAGCCAAGGAAGAGACTCGACAGCAACTGGGAGTAAAGCTGCTGGTAGAAGAGGCAGCGGCAGCCACCAGACAACCAGACCAACATCAGAACCAGCAAAACCAGCACTCCGCCTGCGGAGCAGCCGCAGCTTTTCCTCCCTGCAAGCCTCTTCTCTGACCATCGCTCCGTTCATGAGGAGCAGCCGCTCACTCAGCAGACTTGATGAACGATCCACCG AAGATACATATTATACCAGTGCAAGTTCACAAGTAAGAAAAGGACAAAGTACTGGGAAGAAAACACTGGATTCTGGGAGGCAATCTTCTTCGGTGGAGAGATTTAC AAGCTCCgctccatcctcctcctctgtggTCTCGACTGCCATATGTCATCACCAGACCACCAAAGAAAAGAAGCAG ATCAAAGATGGGGTGTACACACTGTGTGCAATGACCGCTGGCATGAAGCACAACTGGGTGCAAGCAGTTTTTAAGAACGTGCAGCCCAATCGTACACAAGGAGACCAAAG CTCCGTTGCGGAGAATGAAGAAGATGAGCTGGAAGACTGCGAAGAGTCACATGAACAAGAGCTGACGTCTCAGCAGCAGCTAGAGGGAACGCAAAGCCCGGCCGATTTAGACCCGTCATCCCCTCGTCCCCCTGTTTCACCCTCTTCTTcacctgctgcagcacctgcaAATCCTCCACAGCAGGTGGAGGAGACTGAAGAAGCCCAGTGCCACCCTCCTGTGGAAACCAATGAGACTG ACACGTCTATATCTGTTGAGGGATTCCAGAGCGACGACTCCTCTTCTACAGTGGTGCTGTCCGATGGCGAGGATTTCCGGAAACATGCAGATACAGAGACAGCAGCTGAGCAACCGGGTTCACAGGGATGTGAAACTGAGGCACGGAGGGAAGAGCAGCAGGTGTCGATAAACCCCACATGTGCAAAGGACCGTGCAtctctgctgagtcagcagcaaACTGGGCAACTTGTCAAAGAG ctgcaacaaacacaaagagagcTGTCACGAGTCCAGCAGCTAAACAAGAGTTTGCAGGACGAGCTCCAACAAGAACGAGAGATTATTTCAGAGAAACTTCTTTGTGTGCAG AATGACACCAGTTCTTCTTCAGAGCAAACCTTAACCTTCCAGCGACTGCAGAGGATGAACCACAACCTCCGCATGGAGCTCGACGAGCTGAAGAGGAACCAGGAAGAGGCCAAGGAGGCCGAGCTGCGGCGAAGAGTCGACCTCTTGGCCCAGCAAGCCCAGCTGCTGGTGACCGGGGACGCCACGGCGCTCGCTCAAATGCACCTTGAGCAGGACCGCCAGCAGTtccaggagcagcagaggaagtgggAGCACAGCGTGACCTCCCTGAAGGCTCAGCTGAACGCCAGCGaagagaagaggagggagaCAGAGTCCCAGGTGgcccagctgcagcaggagctgcagagtcAACAGAGCCTCCAGCAGGAGGCCgaacagctgcagaaacacCTCCAAGAGATGTCAGGCCAGCTTCGCGCTTACGAGGACGCTCAGGCCGAGAAAGAGGCCCGCCTGCAGAAGCACCTCTTGCTCCTCCAGGCGAGTCAGGAGAGGGAACGAAGGAGCCTGAGCGCCAGCCTGGCTCAGGCTGAGCGACACTCCCAGGACCTGAGAGACAAACTGGAGAGGGccgagcagcagctggagagcCTCGGCAAGACGCAGACGTGGACCAGACAAATCGAAGAGGCGCAGCAGCAACTGCAGGAGGAGTTGGCCCATACAGTGTCAGCCGTGCAGCGGCTGCAGGAGGAACGGGAGCGGCTGGACCGTCGCtgtgaggagctgcagagcCAGCTGTCAGAGGCAGACAGAGAGGTGGGCAGGCTGCAGGATCGCCTGAACACAGAGGAAACACACTACTACAACCTGGAGCACTCATACGAGAGAGCCTGTGAGGATCTGCAGGTCGCTTTGGGGAAGGTGCAGCAAAGGGAGTCTGAAATACATGAGATCCGGGAAGGCTATGAAAGGCTGCTGGACAGCAAGGAGCAGGAGCTGAGCGAGGTCCTGCTGAAGATGGAGGTGTTGGGTAACAGCTTAGAGGAGACAGAAGTGAAACTGAGCGAAGTGATGAGAGTTTGCACCTGCTCTTTTCCTCAAGACAGACAGAAGGGTCAAGACAGACAAACTCTCGAGGCTCCAAACTCTCAGTTGATGAAGGTCTCTCAAGGAAGCAACAGCAAATCTCTGGAGCAGGCGAGATCCCGCTCCCGCTCAGTGGATGCATCGTGCCAGTACCTCATCGCCGCGGGAGACGACTCGGAAAAATTCATGTCCGTAATCCAGCTGCTTGAAATCAAGCTGTTCATCACCGAGGAGAAACTGAGAGACATCACTCAGAgactggaggagcagcagggtCACGTCAGCTGCCAGGACCCCCAACTCTGCTCCCAGCTGACCCAGAGCCGAGCCACGGCCCAGCACCTCAGCCTGCTGCTCCACAGCCAGGCCAAGCAGAGCCAGCGTTTCGCCCAGGAGACGGAGGCCCGCTGCAGGATGCTGGTCGGCAGGTTTCAGGTGGCTCTCAATGTCGTCCAGGCCTGCGGGGAGAGGCTTCAGGCAACTCCCGTCAACGCCCCCGACATAGAGAGGCAGCTGGCCGGGGTCGCTTGCTGCCTTCAGCAAGGGGAGAAGGATGCTGAGAGACTCCAGCAGGAGGCACGCAACTTGAGCAAAGAAGAGGGCAGGATCCTCGGCGACGAGAAACTAGCTGGAGCTGAACAAGAGATTGTTTCTAGATTCGCCAACACCCAGCCTTCACATGGCATGTCGGACGTTGGGAAGTATTTGATCAAGGAGCTGTTTGTTGTGGAGAAAATGGTTTCTGTCTTGCAGAGTCAAAACGGGATTTGCGAGCTATCTGCAGCAAAAAAGGAGGATAAGGTCGATTTGGTTCGCAGTTACAAAAACTTGATCTCCAAAATCTTGAGCCTAAAAGGTGAAGAAAGGATGGAGTCCAGAGGAACCGGATGTGACGGCGGTCAGCTTCTAGAGAGCCTGATTGGAAGGTTCTGTGCTGAAGCCGAGCTCATTTACGCTGCTTTGAAACTTCAGCAACAGAGCGTGAGTCAAATAAACAGTCATGATCAGCGGGAAGGCCTGGCAGACATCAGCCCCTCTGAGTTGTCTCCTTACGATGAGCAAACTAAAGATTCAGATGAAGCTGCAAAGCAATGCATAAAGAAGcgatttgaggaaaaaaaggtagcggaggagagagaaagaggttTGTTGGAGCAAATCTTGTCTCGGCTGCAAAAGCGGGCAAAGTTCTTATGTCAGGTCTGCCAGGAGCTTCCTGTCAACCACACCCAAGTCCAAGAAGGTATGAACCATTACGGGGACGATGTTTCTGAAGCCGATCTGACTTTTTTCCAGGAGCAGGTCAAGTTGATGTATTTGTCTGACAGGCTTTATTTAGACATAAGACAAGAGCTTCAGCAAAGCAAGGCGTCACAGAACAGTTTGCGAGATCTTCGCAAGGAGCAGGAGCTTGGCAGCGTGATGGAAGAGCAGGAGGCTTTAAACGAGGCCTTCAACCAGCTTCAGGACGACAACTGCGTGCTGAGAGAGGAGCTGGAGCGGGCCGAGCAGAAGGTAACGTCGGTGGAGACCGGGAACCAGAAACTCCTGGAAGACATGCAGAAAATCGAGGGTTGTCACAAGGAACAGATACAGAAGCTGGAGGCGGAGTTTCAAGAGAAGATAAAGGAACTGCAGCAGATCCACGAGGAGGAGATGAAGCAGTTGCACGGCCACTACTCCAAATCGTGTGTTTCTAAAGAAAGGCAGCACAGACTGTGCACAGAGGAGATTCCCATCTGCTCTCTGTCTGACCAGGCTGTGGCTGAGCTTAAAGCACAGGAGGACGAAACCAAAGCTGACGGAGCCACTCTGAGAGAAGCTTCTCTGAAAGATCTGGAAAAGCTGCAG GCTTCGTGTGATCTTGGGCTCACTGCCATGGAGGAGATGCACAGGAAGATCATAAAGGACCTTCAGCAGGAGCATCAGAAGCAGGTAGCCGAACTTCTGAGGGAGAAAGACCAGCTCCTGCAGGAGGAAACTGCTGCTACTCTGTCCG CCATCATAGCGATGCGGCGAGCTCATAAAACGGAGCTGGAGAGAAGCAGACTGACTCAGCGGATCAGGGAGAGTGCAGACGTCTCTGAACTCCACGTGGAGTACGA gaaGGAGATCCAATTATTGCAGAGGGAGCTGGAGGTGTTGTCGGATCAGCACACGAAGAAATGCCTGGAAAACTCTCAGCTGAGCCAGGAGCTGCAGACCGAGAGGGAATCAGTGATGCAGTACCAGCAGGAAAACCAGGAGCTCAAACACAAGCag AGAGAGCCAGAAGAAGTGACTCAGCATCCAGGAAACCAAGCACAGTCTGATGTTTGCCAGATGGAA ATGATCCTGAGGGCAAAGGAGGCAGAGATGCAGCATCTCAAACAGGAAGCGATCTCACTCAGAGAGGACTTAGAGATTGCGCGAatg GACAAAGTTTATGCGGAAAATAAACTGAAGGCGCTTCATACAAACAACTACAATGAAGCCAAGTTTGCCACTTGGTCTCCGAGCAGAGACGCTTCAGGACATCGTGTCG ATGACTCTGTGAAAAACAACCCTGCGatcaaaaagaaagagaaaacttcCTTCCTGCGTCAAATACGAGGATTCAGATCAAGG agtttaaaaGACGGCCTTTCTACCCAAGAAAGGATGAAGTTGTTCGAGTCAtcctga
- the LOC122822348 gene encoding trichohyalin-like isoform X1 → MASKKQSRSNEALVTTKINKPVQKDKENELRGCIGGKQNSSSAPRTAGGKSSQGRDSTATGSKAAGRRGSGSHQTTRPTSEPAKPALRLRSSRSFSSLQASSLTIAPFMRSSRSLSRLDERSTEDTYYTSASSQVRKGQSTGKKTLDSGRQSSSVERFTSSAPSSSSVVSTAICHHQTTKEKKQIKDGVYTLCAMTAGMKHNWVQAVFKNVQPNRTQGDQRRAILSRSSVAENEEDELEDCEESHEQELTSQQQLEGTQSPADLDPSSPRPPVSPSSSPAAAPANPPQQVEETEEAQCHPPVETNETDTSISVEGFQSDDSSSTVVLSDGEDFRKHADTETAAEQPGSQGCETEARREEQQVSINPTCAKDRASLLSQQQTGQLVKELQQTQRELSRVQQLNKSLQDELQQEREIISEKLLCVQNDTSSSSEQTLTFQRLQRMNHNLRMELDELKRNQEEAKEAELRRRVDLLAQQAQLLVTGDATALAQMHLEQDRQQFQEQQRKWEHSVTSLKAQLNASEEKRRETESQVAQLQQELQSQQSLQQEAEQLQKHLQEMSGQLRAYEDAQAEKEARLQKHLLLLQASQERERRSLSASLAQAERHSQDLRDKLERAEQQLESLGKTQTWTRQIEEAQQQLQEELAHTVSAVQRLQEERERLDRRCEELQSQLSEADREVGRLQDRLNTEETHYYNLEHSYERACEDLQVALGKVQQRESEIHEIREGYERLLDSKEQELSEVLLKMEVLGNSLEETEVKLSEVMRVCTCSFPQDRQKGQDRQTLEAPNSQLMKVSQGSNSKSLEQARSRSRSVDASCQYLIAAGDDSEKFMSVIQLLEIKLFITEEKLRDITQRLEEQQGHVSCQDPQLCSQLTQSRATAQHLSLLLHSQAKQSQRFAQETEARCRMLVGRFQVALNVVQACGERLQATPVNAPDIERQLAGVACCLQQGEKDAERLQQEARNLSKEEGRILGDEKLAGAEQEIVSRFANTQPSHGMSDVGKYLIKELFVVEKMVSVLQSQNGICELSAAKKEDKVDLVRSYKNLISKILSLKGEERMESRGTGCDGGQLLESLIGRFCAEAELIYAALKLQQQSVSQINSHDQREGLADISPSELSPYDEQTKDSDEAAKQCIKKRFEEKKVAEERERGLLEQILSRLQKRAKFLCQVCQELPVNHTQVQEGMNHYGDDVSEADLTFFQEQVKLMYLSDRLYLDIRQELQQSKASQNSLRDLRKEQELGSVMEEQEALNEAFNQLQDDNCVLREELERAEQKVTSVETGNQKLLEDMQKIEGCHKEQIQKLEAEFQEKIKELQQIHEEEMKQLHGHYSKSCVSKERQHRLCTEEIPICSLSDQAVAELKAQEDETKADGATLREASLKDLEKLQASCDLGLTAMEEMHRKIIKDLQQEHQKQVAELLREKDQLLQEETAATLSAIIAMRRAHKTELERSRLTQRIRESADVSELHVEYEKEIQLLQRELEVLSDQHTKKCLENSQLSQELQTERESVMQYQQENQELKHKQREPEEVTQHPGNQAQSDVCQMEMILRAKEAEMQHLKQEAISLREDLEIARMDKVYAENKLKALHTNNYNEAKFATWSPSRDASGHRVDDSVKNNPAIKKKEKTSFLRQIRGFRSRSLKDGLSTQERMKLFESS, encoded by the exons ATGGCATCCAAAAAGCAAAG CAGATCGAATGAGGCACTGGTAACCACAAAGATAAACAAACCTgtgcaaaaagacaaagaaaat GAGCTCAGAGGATGTATTGGAGGCaagcagaactccagcagcGCTCCTAGGACTGCTGGTGGGAAAAGCAGCCAAGGAAGAGACTCGACAGCAACTGGGAGTAAAGCTGCTGGTAGAAGAGGCAGCGGCAGCCACCAGACAACCAGACCAACATCAGAACCAGCAAAACCAGCACTCCGCCTGCGGAGCAGCCGCAGCTTTTCCTCCCTGCAAGCCTCTTCTCTGACCATCGCTCCGTTCATGAGGAGCAGCCGCTCACTCAGCAGACTTGATGAACGATCCACCG AAGATACATATTATACCAGTGCAAGTTCACAAGTAAGAAAAGGACAAAGTACTGGGAAGAAAACACTGGATTCTGGGAGGCAATCTTCTTCGGTGGAGAGATTTAC AAGCTCCgctccatcctcctcctctgtggTCTCGACTGCCATATGTCATCACCAGACCACCAAAGAAAAGAAGCAG ATCAAAGATGGGGTGTACACACTGTGTGCAATGACCGCTGGCATGAAGCACAACTGGGTGCAAGCAGTTTTTAAGAACGTGCAGCCCAATCGTACACAAGGAGACCAAAG GAGGGCAATTCTTTCCCGCAGCTCCGTTGCGGAGAATGAAGAAGATGAGCTGGAAGACTGCGAAGAGTCACATGAACAAGAGCTGACGTCTCAGCAGCAGCTAGAGGGAACGCAAAGCCCGGCCGATTTAGACCCGTCATCCCCTCGTCCCCCTGTTTCACCCTCTTCTTcacctgctgcagcacctgcaAATCCTCCACAGCAGGTGGAGGAGACTGAAGAAGCCCAGTGCCACCCTCCTGTGGAAACCAATGAGACTG ACACGTCTATATCTGTTGAGGGATTCCAGAGCGACGACTCCTCTTCTACAGTGGTGCTGTCCGATGGCGAGGATTTCCGGAAACATGCAGATACAGAGACAGCAGCTGAGCAACCGGGTTCACAGGGATGTGAAACTGAGGCACGGAGGGAAGAGCAGCAGGTGTCGATAAACCCCACATGTGCAAAGGACCGTGCAtctctgctgagtcagcagcaaACTGGGCAACTTGTCAAAGAG ctgcaacaaacacaaagagagcTGTCACGAGTCCAGCAGCTAAACAAGAGTTTGCAGGACGAGCTCCAACAAGAACGAGAGATTATTTCAGAGAAACTTCTTTGTGTGCAG AATGACACCAGTTCTTCTTCAGAGCAAACCTTAACCTTCCAGCGACTGCAGAGGATGAACCACAACCTCCGCATGGAGCTCGACGAGCTGAAGAGGAACCAGGAAGAGGCCAAGGAGGCCGAGCTGCGGCGAAGAGTCGACCTCTTGGCCCAGCAAGCCCAGCTGCTGGTGACCGGGGACGCCACGGCGCTCGCTCAAATGCACCTTGAGCAGGACCGCCAGCAGTtccaggagcagcagaggaagtgggAGCACAGCGTGACCTCCCTGAAGGCTCAGCTGAACGCCAGCGaagagaagaggagggagaCAGAGTCCCAGGTGgcccagctgcagcaggagctgcagagtcAACAGAGCCTCCAGCAGGAGGCCgaacagctgcagaaacacCTCCAAGAGATGTCAGGCCAGCTTCGCGCTTACGAGGACGCTCAGGCCGAGAAAGAGGCCCGCCTGCAGAAGCACCTCTTGCTCCTCCAGGCGAGTCAGGAGAGGGAACGAAGGAGCCTGAGCGCCAGCCTGGCTCAGGCTGAGCGACACTCCCAGGACCTGAGAGACAAACTGGAGAGGGccgagcagcagctggagagcCTCGGCAAGACGCAGACGTGGACCAGACAAATCGAAGAGGCGCAGCAGCAACTGCAGGAGGAGTTGGCCCATACAGTGTCAGCCGTGCAGCGGCTGCAGGAGGAACGGGAGCGGCTGGACCGTCGCtgtgaggagctgcagagcCAGCTGTCAGAGGCAGACAGAGAGGTGGGCAGGCTGCAGGATCGCCTGAACACAGAGGAAACACACTACTACAACCTGGAGCACTCATACGAGAGAGCCTGTGAGGATCTGCAGGTCGCTTTGGGGAAGGTGCAGCAAAGGGAGTCTGAAATACATGAGATCCGGGAAGGCTATGAAAGGCTGCTGGACAGCAAGGAGCAGGAGCTGAGCGAGGTCCTGCTGAAGATGGAGGTGTTGGGTAACAGCTTAGAGGAGACAGAAGTGAAACTGAGCGAAGTGATGAGAGTTTGCACCTGCTCTTTTCCTCAAGACAGACAGAAGGGTCAAGACAGACAAACTCTCGAGGCTCCAAACTCTCAGTTGATGAAGGTCTCTCAAGGAAGCAACAGCAAATCTCTGGAGCAGGCGAGATCCCGCTCCCGCTCAGTGGATGCATCGTGCCAGTACCTCATCGCCGCGGGAGACGACTCGGAAAAATTCATGTCCGTAATCCAGCTGCTTGAAATCAAGCTGTTCATCACCGAGGAGAAACTGAGAGACATCACTCAGAgactggaggagcagcagggtCACGTCAGCTGCCAGGACCCCCAACTCTGCTCCCAGCTGACCCAGAGCCGAGCCACGGCCCAGCACCTCAGCCTGCTGCTCCACAGCCAGGCCAAGCAGAGCCAGCGTTTCGCCCAGGAGACGGAGGCCCGCTGCAGGATGCTGGTCGGCAGGTTTCAGGTGGCTCTCAATGTCGTCCAGGCCTGCGGGGAGAGGCTTCAGGCAACTCCCGTCAACGCCCCCGACATAGAGAGGCAGCTGGCCGGGGTCGCTTGCTGCCTTCAGCAAGGGGAGAAGGATGCTGAGAGACTCCAGCAGGAGGCACGCAACTTGAGCAAAGAAGAGGGCAGGATCCTCGGCGACGAGAAACTAGCTGGAGCTGAACAAGAGATTGTTTCTAGATTCGCCAACACCCAGCCTTCACATGGCATGTCGGACGTTGGGAAGTATTTGATCAAGGAGCTGTTTGTTGTGGAGAAAATGGTTTCTGTCTTGCAGAGTCAAAACGGGATTTGCGAGCTATCTGCAGCAAAAAAGGAGGATAAGGTCGATTTGGTTCGCAGTTACAAAAACTTGATCTCCAAAATCTTGAGCCTAAAAGGTGAAGAAAGGATGGAGTCCAGAGGAACCGGATGTGACGGCGGTCAGCTTCTAGAGAGCCTGATTGGAAGGTTCTGTGCTGAAGCCGAGCTCATTTACGCTGCTTTGAAACTTCAGCAACAGAGCGTGAGTCAAATAAACAGTCATGATCAGCGGGAAGGCCTGGCAGACATCAGCCCCTCTGAGTTGTCTCCTTACGATGAGCAAACTAAAGATTCAGATGAAGCTGCAAAGCAATGCATAAAGAAGcgatttgaggaaaaaaaggtagcggaggagagagaaagaggttTGTTGGAGCAAATCTTGTCTCGGCTGCAAAAGCGGGCAAAGTTCTTATGTCAGGTCTGCCAGGAGCTTCCTGTCAACCACACCCAAGTCCAAGAAGGTATGAACCATTACGGGGACGATGTTTCTGAAGCCGATCTGACTTTTTTCCAGGAGCAGGTCAAGTTGATGTATTTGTCTGACAGGCTTTATTTAGACATAAGACAAGAGCTTCAGCAAAGCAAGGCGTCACAGAACAGTTTGCGAGATCTTCGCAAGGAGCAGGAGCTTGGCAGCGTGATGGAAGAGCAGGAGGCTTTAAACGAGGCCTTCAACCAGCTTCAGGACGACAACTGCGTGCTGAGAGAGGAGCTGGAGCGGGCCGAGCAGAAGGTAACGTCGGTGGAGACCGGGAACCAGAAACTCCTGGAAGACATGCAGAAAATCGAGGGTTGTCACAAGGAACAGATACAGAAGCTGGAGGCGGAGTTTCAAGAGAAGATAAAGGAACTGCAGCAGATCCACGAGGAGGAGATGAAGCAGTTGCACGGCCACTACTCCAAATCGTGTGTTTCTAAAGAAAGGCAGCACAGACTGTGCACAGAGGAGATTCCCATCTGCTCTCTGTCTGACCAGGCTGTGGCTGAGCTTAAAGCACAGGAGGACGAAACCAAAGCTGACGGAGCCACTCTGAGAGAAGCTTCTCTGAAAGATCTGGAAAAGCTGCAG GCTTCGTGTGATCTTGGGCTCACTGCCATGGAGGAGATGCACAGGAAGATCATAAAGGACCTTCAGCAGGAGCATCAGAAGCAGGTAGCCGAACTTCTGAGGGAGAAAGACCAGCTCCTGCAGGAGGAAACTGCTGCTACTCTGTCCG CCATCATAGCGATGCGGCGAGCTCATAAAACGGAGCTGGAGAGAAGCAGACTGACTCAGCGGATCAGGGAGAGTGCAGACGTCTCTGAACTCCACGTGGAGTACGA gaaGGAGATCCAATTATTGCAGAGGGAGCTGGAGGTGTTGTCGGATCAGCACACGAAGAAATGCCTGGAAAACTCTCAGCTGAGCCAGGAGCTGCAGACCGAGAGGGAATCAGTGATGCAGTACCAGCAGGAAAACCAGGAGCTCAAACACAAGCag AGAGAGCCAGAAGAAGTGACTCAGCATCCAGGAAACCAAGCACAGTCTGATGTTTGCCAGATGGAA ATGATCCTGAGGGCAAAGGAGGCAGAGATGCAGCATCTCAAACAGGAAGCGATCTCACTCAGAGAGGACTTAGAGATTGCGCGAatg GACAAAGTTTATGCGGAAAATAAACTGAAGGCGCTTCATACAAACAACTACAATGAAGCCAAGTTTGCCACTTGGTCTCCGAGCAGAGACGCTTCAGGACATCGTGTCG ATGACTCTGTGAAAAACAACCCTGCGatcaaaaagaaagagaaaacttcCTTCCTGCGTCAAATACGAGGATTCAGATCAAGG agtttaaaaGACGGCCTTTCTACCCAAGAAAGGATGAAGTTGTTCGAGTCAtcctga